The following coding sequences are from one Gossypium raimondii isolate GPD5lz chromosome 4, ASM2569854v1, whole genome shotgun sequence window:
- the LOC105779007 gene encoding uncharacterized protein LOC105779007 translates to MPRQNVQQSFSSSTSTIEDLLKDYTANNDAIIQSQVPNNKEHCLVIESSQSQGKEQCKAITLRSGTQLPGVVIDAFIEEESSKVPEGLTFESAVEQTRKDGSKQKHTEANSSCKANTNSMAKQPQQMEGRPLPPFPQHFQKSKQYVQFKKFLEVLKQLHINIPLVEALEQMPNYVKFMKDILSKKRRKEEFAGHMHHNPDADSIE, encoded by the exons ATGCCGCGACAAAATGTgcaacaaagtttttcatcttCAACATCAACTATAGAAGATCTATTAAAGGATTATACGGCTAATAATGATGCTATTATTCAGAGCCAG GTTCCAAACAACAAGGAGCATTGCCTAGTGATAGAAAGTTCTCAATCTCAAGGAAAGGAGCAATGTAAGGCCATAACACTCCGAAGTGGTACTCAGCTGCCAGGAGTTGTGATTGATGCCTTTATTGAGGAGGAGAGTTCAAAAGTTCCCGAAGGCCTAACTTTCGAGTCAGCAGTGGAACAAACAAGAAAAGATGGGAGTAAACAGAAGCATACAGAAGCAAATTCATCTTGCAAAGCCAATACAAATTCCATGGCAAAGCAACCTCAACAAATGGAAGGAAGGCCACTACCACCTTTTCCCCAGCATTTCCAAAAGTCGAAACAATAtgttcaattcaagaaatttttgGAGGTCTTGAAGCAATTACACATCAACATACCTTTGGTGGAAGCATTAGAACAAATGCCTAACtatgtgaaattcatgaaagatatcttaTCCAAGAAGAGAAG AAAG GAAGAATTTGCAGGACATATGCACCACAATCCTGATGCAGACTCTATTGAATAA